CTAATGAAAAGGCTCTAGCATTTTATGAGGTTTTAAGCCGTTTTGAAGTGATGTGCGCTACCCCCACTCTAGCTAATGCGCGCACGCCCAACCATCAGTTGAGTTCTTGCTATGTGGGCTCAACTCCGGATAATATTGAAGGGATTTTTGATAGCTATAAAGACATGGCTCTCTTGTCCAAATACGGCGGAGGGATTGGTTGGGATTTTTCTCAAGTGCGCTGTTTGGGGAGCTATATTGATGGGCATAAGGAAGCGAGCGCAGGAGCGATTCCTTTTTTAAAAATTGTCAATGATGTCGCGATTGCGGTTGATCAACTGGGCACACGCAAAGGGGCGATTGCCGTTTACTTGGAGATTTGGCATAAAGATGTGCTAGAGTTTATTGACTTGCGCAAAAATAGCGGAGATGAGCGCCGTAGAGCCCATGATCTCTTCCCCGCCCTTTGGATTTGCGACCTGTTCATGCAGAGAGTGGAAGAAGATGGGATGTGGACTCTCTTTGATCCTTATGTGTGTTCTGACTTGACAGAATGTTATGGAGATGTCTTTACCCAAAAATATTTGGCTTATGAGAATAATGAAAATATTATCAAGCAACGCATTGAAGCCCGCACGCTGTGGAAAAAAATCCTCACGAATTATTTTGAGAGCGGATTACCCTTTTTGGGCTTTAAGGACAATGCCAATAATGCGCATCTCAATGGTCATACCGGACTTATCCGCTCCTCTAATCTTTGCACCGAAATTTATCAAATGACGGGCAGTAGCCATTATAAAGTGGCGGTGGAGTTTGTAGATGGAAGCCTAGAATACTATGAGGAAAAAGACCTCATTACAACAGATGCGCACATCACCAAAAAAGCCAATAAACTCACTAGCAACGATAGTCTGAAGGGCAAGCGCATTTTTATGACCACCAAAATTGCCCAAGGTGGGCAGGTGGCAGTGTGTAATCTAGCAAGCTTGAATCTTAGCAAGGTGCAAAGCGAGGCGGACATTGCGCGGGTTGTGCCTATCGCTGTGCGGATGCTAGATAATATCATCGATTTAAATTTTTACCCCATTGATAAGGCAAAGCGCACAAATTTACAAAGCCGTGCTATAGGATTTGGCGTGATGGGCGAAGCGCAGGCTTTGGCTCAAGCTAGAATAGAATGGGGAAGTGTAGAGCACGCGCACTATATTGATGCATTGATGGAAAAAATCAGCTATACAACGATTTTAGAGAGTTGTAAGCTAGCTCAAGAACGCGGGAGTTATGCCCATTTTGAAAACTCAGAGTGGAGTCGAGGAATCTTTCCTATGGACAAGGCAAAGAGCCAAGCTTGGGAGATCAGCCCGCATAAGCCTACCTGCGATTGGGGGGGTTTAAAAGCACAGGTCAAGCAACATGGCTTGAGAAATGGCTATTTGATGGCCATCGCCCCCACAAGTTCGATTTCTATTTTGGTGGGCACGACTCAAACGATTGAGCCCATTTATCAAAAAAAATGGTTTGAGGAAAATTTAAGCGGGATGATCCCAGTTGTGGTGCCTGAACTTAGTTTAGAGACTTGGCATTATTACACTTCTGCCTACGACATCGATCCCAAAGCCATTATCCGCCTAGCAGCTGTGCGCCAAAAGTGGATCGATCAAGGGCAAAGCCTCAATCTCTTTTTACGCCCCGATCAAGCGAGTGGGAAGCTTTTACATGAAATCTATCACTTGGCATGGAAACTAGGTTTAAAGTCTACTTATTATCTGCGTACAGCTAGTCCAAGCTTGGAAACAGGCGCGCTCGATCGTTCTTTTGAATGCCATCATTGCCAATAAACTAGAAAAAGAGGGGGTTTTACACTCCCCATATTTTAAAACCTAATTTTTGAATTTTGTTGTGTTATACTCAAAGTCTCATCTGATTTTGTAGCCTGAAGGAGCGCGTGGTGGAATTTTTAGGCTTTATGGCGGTGTTTGTGGTGGTGTGCTTACTCTTTTTTAAACCCACCTATGAAAAATTAGCTTTTAGAATTTTTGTGATCGCGTGGTTAGTGGAGTTGGTGATGTTTGTCGCCCATACCTCTAATTTCTTTCCTAATGTGAACTTATAGGAATATCATGGAACAAACTCGAAAATTTTACTTTCTTTTTTCCTTAGCCATTATTGGGATTGTTTCTTTGCCAGTAGGGATTGGCAATCTTGTATTGGGCTTTATTTATGGAGATTCACCCTGTATTCAGTGTTGGGCAGAACGCCAAAGCATGGTGTATATTGGTTTAGCCGGGCTGTTTATTTTGCGCTATGGCCTGAAGCCCAAATACTTAGCGATTTTGCTTCTAATTGTGGCCGGAGGGCTATACCAAAGCTTCTATCACTATGGCAACCACGCCCTAGAAGATGTCGGTCAGGGATTTGCGCTCTCCATTTTGGGGTTACACACGCAATTTTGGGCGCATGTGGTCTTTTGGTTTGTGGTATTAATTTTGGGAGGGCTGTTACTCTTTGCCCCTAGTTTTCAGGTTTTAGCTCAAGAGGGAGGGGTTTATGCACACGGAAGTCGGCGCACCTATCGCGATTTGACCAAAGCGAATAACTGGGCATTTCTCATCGTGGGCGTGATCGCCATCACAAACATGGTGCAAGCTTTCATTTCTACAGGTCCCTTTCCCTATCTAGGGCAGGGCGATCCCATCCGCTTTTCTTGGAATTTAAAAGAGAATGTTTGGAGCGCGCAAAATTGGAAGCACATGGGCTTTCCTAGAACTTGGGGAAAAAGAATCGTAGAATCTCCCATTTTAGCTGATGACAAACACGCATGGGATCGCGATTACCACAACGCTCCCCTGCAAGTGCGCAAAGAACTCCCTCTGCGATCGCAAATAACCAACTCTCTAGCCCTCAATGCTCCCATTAGTGATCTCTTATTCCTAAGTGCGCCCAAAACTGCCCCTATTGGTGCGCCTAGTAATCTTTTAGCTAGCCCCACCCTCTCTGAAGGTTGCGCCCCTGCCCCCAAGCCTAGCCATTTTCATTTTTCCCCCAACACTTTCGCCGGAGATAATGCGCTCTTCAAAAATACCTTTTTGATCGGCACACAGAAAGAGGGCTTTTATGTGGTGGATAAAGATTTAAAAACAATCTTGACACATTTTGTGCTGGACAAATACTATTCTGCAACGGTGGAGAATTTTGTAGGCGTAAATATGGTGGGCAATGTGATTAGGGTGATGGGTCAAAATAAAAGCAGTGCAGATGTGCGCTACAACCCTAAAACAGGGGATAATTTCGCGCAATTCGTGCAAGGGGCGCGCCAGTTTGAGGAATTGGGGCGCAACCGCTTACGCACAAGTCGGGCCTCAACTTCCTATGTGCTCAGCGCGCGCAGTGATGGCACTTATACTTATATGTTGAGTGTGCCCAATGCCCGTTACAAAAACTTGATCTTAATTAGCATGCTAGATCAAGATTTGGGCCTAAATTCTGAGCGTATAGTGCAAGCCACTACCAACACTCCGCTAAAAGCACAACGCCATTTAGGCGAGTTTTATATCACTGGGCTAACCCTCTATCAAGGCAAGTTATTGGCCTTGAGCAAAGCTTTTAACACTTTATTGGTGATCGATCCGCTCAGCGCACAAGTGCTCGATGCCTATGGTTTGCCTAGTCAAATTAGCAATCCTAGCGCGTTGGCTTTGGTTGAGGATGCGCTCATAGTGGTGGGTTATGAAAAGGGACAAAATGTTTTTTATAAGATAGATACCACGACCTTTTCTCCCAACATGACTCCTATGATTCCTCAGAGTCAAAAAGCTCCAGAATTGCACTCTCAAGGGTGCTAGAGCAGGCTTTTTAGCAAACTTACAAA
This portion of the Helicobacter felis ATCC 49179 genome encodes:
- a CDS encoding ribonucleoside-diphosphate reductase subunit alpha, with translation MEVRVIKRNGRTEPLNVEKIQKYIISATEGLEGINKDELELEAHFFKDGIKTQDIQQTLIKTAIDHIDVHAPNWSFVAARLFLFDLYHKVSGFMGYKHLAEYFEVGEREGRIVRGFKEKFDLDRLNSALEPKRDLQFNYLGIKTLHDRYLLKDKQDRPIELPQHMFMAIAMFLAQNESDPNEKALAFYEVLSRFEVMCATPTLANARTPNHQLSSCYVGSTPDNIEGIFDSYKDMALLSKYGGGIGWDFSQVRCLGSYIDGHKEASAGAIPFLKIVNDVAIAVDQLGTRKGAIAVYLEIWHKDVLEFIDLRKNSGDERRRAHDLFPALWICDLFMQRVEEDGMWTLFDPYVCSDLTECYGDVFTQKYLAYENNENIIKQRIEARTLWKKILTNYFESGLPFLGFKDNANNAHLNGHTGLIRSSNLCTEIYQMTGSSHYKVAVEFVDGSLEYYEEKDLITTDAHITKKANKLTSNDSLKGKRIFMTTKIAQGGQVAVCNLASLNLSKVQSEADIARVVPIAVRMLDNIIDLNFYPIDKAKRTNLQSRAIGFGVMGEAQALAQARIEWGSVEHAHYIDALMEKISYTTILESCKLAQERGSYAHFENSEWSRGIFPMDKAKSQAWEISPHKPTCDWGGLKAQVKQHGLRNGYLMAIAPTSSISILVGTTQTIEPIYQKKWFEENLSGMIPVVVPELSLETWHYYTSAYDIDPKAIIRLAAVRQKWIDQGQSLNLFLRPDQASGKLLHEIYHLAWKLGLKSTYYLRTASPSLETGALDRSFECHHCQ
- a CDS encoding disulfide bond formation protein B, which produces MEQTRKFYFLFSLAIIGIVSLPVGIGNLVLGFIYGDSPCIQCWAERQSMVYIGLAGLFILRYGLKPKYLAILLLIVAGGLYQSFYHYGNHALEDVGQGFALSILGLHTQFWAHVVFWFVVLILGGLLLFAPSFQVLAQEGGVYAHGSRRTYRDLTKANNWAFLIVGVIAITNMVQAFISTGPFPYLGQGDPIRFSWNLKENVWSAQNWKHMGFPRTWGKRIVESPILADDKHAWDRDYHNAPLQVRKELPLRSQITNSLALNAPISDLLFLSAPKTAPIGAPSNLLASPTLSEGCAPAPKPSHFHFSPNTFAGDNALFKNTFLIGTQKEGFYVVDKDLKTILTHFVLDKYYSATVENFVGVNMVGNVIRVMGQNKSSADVRYNPKTGDNFAQFVQGARQFEELGRNRLRTSRASTSYVLSARSDGTYTYMLSVPNARYKNLILISMLDQDLGLNSERIVQATTNTPLKAQRHLGEFYITGLTLYQGKLLALSKAFNTLLVIDPLSAQVLDAYGLPSQISNPSALALVEDALIVVGYEKGQNVFYKIDTTTFSPNMTPMIPQSQKAPELHSQGC